In Paraburkholderia youngii, the genomic stretch GTAGTCGCGTTCGATGCCGGCGCGTGGTGGCGTCCGCTCGAAGAGTTCGCGTCGGACGAGGCGCATCAGGAAAAGCTGTTCTGGACCGACGAGCGCATCTGCGACGGCGACAATCCGCTGAAGCTCGGCCACAACAACAGCGGCAAGGCGGTCGGCGGCAGCACGGTCCATTTCGCGATGGTGTCGCTGCGTTTTCGGCCCGAGTGGTTCAAGTCGCGCAGCGTGCTCGGCTATGGCGCCGACTGGCCGCTCGACTGGCGCGAGATGTGGCGCTACTACGGCGAGGTCGAGGACGCGCTGAAAATCTCCGGACCGGTCAACTATCCGTGGGGCCCGAAGCGGCCGCGCTATCCGTATCGCGCGCATGAGCTGAACGCGGCGGCGCTGGTGCTCGCGCGCGGCGCCGAGGCGCTCGGCATCGGCTGGTGCCCGACGCCGCTCGCAACCATCTCCGCGCCGCGCGGCCGCGCGCATCCGTGCGTGTACCGGGGCTTTTGCGTGTCCGGCTGCGCGACCAACGCGAAGCAAAGCGCGCTCGTCACGTGGATTCCGCGTGCGCTGCGTGCCGGCGCCGAAGTGCGCGATCTGGCGATGGTCGGCCGCGTCGTCACCAACGACGCGGGGCTCGCCACCGGCGTCGAATATCTGCGCGAAGGGCATTGGCGATTCCAGCGCGCGAAGCACGTGGTGGTGGCCGGCTACGCGATCGAAACGCCGCGCCTGTTGCTGATGTCGGCCAACAGCCGCTTTCCGGATGGACTCGCGAACAGCTCGGGACTCGTCGGCAAAAACCTGATGGCGCAGTCGAATCAGGCCGTCTACGGCACCTTCGACGAAGACATCCGCTGGTACAAGGGCCCGCCGTCGCTCGCGCTCACCGAGCACTGGAACTACGAAGACAAGGGCAAGGACTTCTTCGGCGGCTACTGCTACATGAGCCAGGGGCCGCTGCCGAACGGCTGGGTCGCGGTGCAGAACGGCCGTGGCTTGTGGGGTGACGCGCTCGGCGCGGAGATGCTCAAGTACAACCACCAGGCGGGGCTGAAGATCGTCGGCGAGATGCTGCCGCAGCAGCGCAACCGCGTGACGCTTGCAGACGAAAAGGACCAGTACGGGCTGCCGATCGCGCGCGTCACCTATTCATGGTGCGACAACGACAAGCGGCTCATCGCGCATTCGCTAGACTTCATGGAGCAGGCGCTCGCAGCCGCGGGGGGCAACGATATCTGGCGCGAGACCGACGACACCTGCCATCTGAACGGCACCGCCCGCATGGGCGACGATCCGGCGACGAGCGTAGTCGATGCGGACTGCCGCAGCTGGGACATCCGCAACCTGTGGGTGTGCGACGGCTCGGTGTTTCCGACCGTCGGCGGCGTGAATCCGTCGTTGACGATCCAGGCGATCGCGTTCCGCACTGCCGACCGCATCGCCGCGCTGGCCGCGCGCGGTGAGCTATAGGTTTCGCATCGTTCGCCGGATGGAGGCTTGCATGAAGCGTACGTGGACGATCATCGGGGTCGATGACGTGGCTCGCAGCTTCGGCTGGTATCAGCAGCTGTTCGGTCAGCCGCCGACGTCGCCCGCTCACGACGACTTCGGACAGATCCGCGACACGGACGGCACCGTGTTGCTGTGTCTGCATCAGTGGGGCGCGCATGAACACCCAACGTTGACGAGCCGCGACAATGGTCTACCCGGCAACGGCCTGCTGCTGTTTTTCCGGGTGGACGATTTCGATTCGTGCGTCGCGCGGGCCCGGGCGCTCGCCGATCGTTTCGAAGAAGAGCCGCGCATCAATTCGCACACGGGCACGCTGGAATTCGCGCTGCGCGATCCGGACGGGTACTACGTGATGGTCAGCGCGCTGTCCGAGGCGTGAGGCTTTGTCGCCAGTCACACCCTACCGCGCACAACATGCTCTGCGAGCATCGAAGCTTGGCGCAGATCATGTTCGCGGCGAGAAAACGGCGTCTTTTTCAATGCGCAGCATGCATGGTGCGACGCAAAATCCATAGAAGGGCCGGGGTTGTGGGCCTCACCATACCTTGAGGGTATGAAAGAGGACGGGAAAAGTATTGGACGGGCTAAATGGGCGAGGGGTATAAAAACATCCAATGAACTCACTTCCCGCCGCAGCCGCCATGACCCAAGCGACCATCGAACGTATCGAAACCCGCCTCGTCGATCTGCCGACGATCCGCCCTCACAAGCTGTCGGTCGCCACGATGTACGGGCAGACGCTGATGCTGGTCAAGGTGTACTGCAGCGACGGCATCGTCGGGATCGGCGAAGGCACCACGATCGCCGGCATGGCCTATGGCCCGGAAAGCCCCGAGGCGATGAAGCTCGCGATCGACGCCTACTTCGCCCCGGCGATGATCGGCAAGGACGCGACGCAGATCCAGGCGCTGATGGCGCACCTCGGCAAGACGGTCAAGGTCAATCATTTCTCGAAGAGCGCGCTCGAAACCGCGCTGCTCGACGCGCAAGGCAAGCGCCTTGGCGTGCC encodes the following:
- a CDS encoding GMC family oxidoreductase yields the protein MSDDAQQRPRGKDGRAPDVFQRGGWVPMRTYSDGEEVDFAIVGTGAGGGTLACRLAEQGFRVVAFDAGAWWRPLEEFASDEAHQEKLFWTDERICDGDNPLKLGHNNSGKAVGGSTVHFAMVSLRFRPEWFKSRSVLGYGADWPLDWREMWRYYGEVEDALKISGPVNYPWGPKRPRYPYRAHELNAAALVLARGAEALGIGWCPTPLATISAPRGRAHPCVYRGFCVSGCATNAKQSALVTWIPRALRAGAEVRDLAMVGRVVTNDAGLATGVEYLREGHWRFQRAKHVVVAGYAIETPRLLLMSANSRFPDGLANSSGLVGKNLMAQSNQAVYGTFDEDIRWYKGPPSLALTEHWNYEDKGKDFFGGYCYMSQGPLPNGWVAVQNGRGLWGDALGAEMLKYNHQAGLKIVGEMLPQQRNRVTLADEKDQYGLPIARVTYSWCDNDKRLIAHSLDFMEQALAAAGGNDIWRETDDTCHLNGTARMGDDPATSVVDADCRSWDIRNLWVCDGSVFPTVGGVNPSLTIQAIAFRTADRIAALAARGEL
- a CDS encoding VOC family protein translates to MKRTWTIIGVDDVARSFGWYQQLFGQPPTSPAHDDFGQIRDTDGTVLLCLHQWGAHEHPTLTSRDNGLPGNGLLLFFRVDDFDSCVARARALADRFEEEPRINSHTGTLEFALRDPDGYYVMVSALSEA